TATCGGTACCTACATCAAAGTTAACGGTCATGCTCATCTGGCCGTTGCTGCTGCTGTTACTTTGCAGGTAGGTCATGCCGGGTACACCATTTACCTGCACCTCTACAGGGGTAGCAACCGTTTGCTCAACAGTGAGGGCATCGGCACCGGTATACGTACCTGTAACCGAAACCGTGGGCGGGGTTATATCAGGATATTGCCCGATAGGCAGGCTGCTCATTGACAGTAAACCAACAATAACAATCACCAGGGAGATCACTATCGCGGTAACCGGTCGTTTTATAAAAGTATCTGCAATCATTCTTTTTATTATTAAGTTTTGCAGGGGATTATCCTGCCAATCGCTTAAATTTTTCCTTATCTGTTCATACTATTTTTTGGGTGCTGCACCAGCCGGCGGGCCACCTGCGCCAAGTGTAATCCGGCCGCCATCGCGCAAACGCTGGAAACCGTCAGTTACCACTTTATCGCCTGCTTTAATACCTTCCATTACTACAATACTGGTATTTACACGCGGGCCAAGCTTCACTTTTACTTGTTTGGCAATAGTATCCCGCCTGTCTTTTATCGTTTTATCGTCGGCGGTATCTTTAACTGTGGTATCCCTGGTTACAAAAACAAAAAACTCGCCCATTTGCTCGGTCACGGCTTTATTAGGTATTTGAACCCTGTTACCCGATTGGTTGTTGAGCACCTGTAAAACGCAGCTCATGCCATCTTTCAATACATCATCTTCGTTCGGGAACTGGATCCTTACTTTGATGCTGCCGGTACCACTGCTTACCCCCCTGTCAATAGCTAAAACTTTGCCTGTTTTATTGTAGGTTTTACCATCGGGTAATTGTAATTTAAAAGTGGTATCGCTGCTTGATTTTTGCAGGCCATAAAAACGGTTAATATCCTGCTCGTTAATCACCACATCAACACCAATAGGGTGCTCGGCCGATATGGTGTTCATCAGCGTAGTGCCAACGGCTACCTGCGCCCCCAACCTTACCTGCGATATACCTATACGGCCCGTAAAAGGCGCCCGTATAGTAGCGTAAGAAAGATCAGTAGCTGCCGACGCAAGACCCGCTTTGGCCACTGCTACAGCGCTCTTATTGGTTTCATAAGCGGCAACAGCCTGGTCGACAGTTTGGCGCGCAATGGCGTCGTTTTTTAACAACATATTGTAGCGGTCAACATCTTTTTGGGCTTTGGTAAGGTTGGCCTGCGCACTTAATACGTTGGCAGCCGCCTGCTGATAAGCCGCTTCATATTTGCGCTTATCAATTTCATAAAGCACTTTGCCCTTTTCAACAACGTCGCCTTCCTTAAAAAATATACCGGTTACAAAACCCGGCACCTGGCTGCGCAGTTCAACAGTGTTAACGGATATAACCGTCCCCTGGTAACTATCATAATAGGTAGCATTACCATCTTTTGCTTCGGCAATTGAAACCGGGATTGGCGGCGGGGCGGCTGCGCCCTTTTTATCGTGTTTACCGCATGATACCCATGCTAATAATGCCGCCGGGGCTAACCAATATATATATCTGTTCTTCATTATAGTAATTTGTTCGTTTGAGTATTTTCTTAAAAAAGCATGCTGAAAGCCATATTATTATTATTGTACCGGCAACGTGCCCAACGCTTTTTGCAGGTCAATTTTGCTGGCCAACAGCTGGAACAGGGCGTTATAATAATTTAATTCGGCTGTACGCAGGTCTGATTGTGCTACAATAACATCAAGGTACGTTTTAACGCCTTCGCGATATTGCAGGCTTACTATTTTATATACATCCTTTGCAAGGTCAACATTTTCGCGCACCAGTTTATAGCTGGTGTAATTGCTTTTATAACCGGCAAGGGCCTGTACATATTCGGTGTTAAGGCTGTTTTTGGTATTTGCAATATCCAGGTCGGTACGTTCAACCTGCAAACGTGCCTTGCTTAAATTTTGAAGGCGTTTGCCGCCCTGAAAAATAGGCAGGTTTAACGTTAAGCCAACATAGCCTGTAGGGTAGGCATTACTATACAGCGGGCTAAAATTGTGGTTAAAGTAGGCGTAATTATAACTGCCCACCGCCGATAACGAAGGCAAAAAGCCATAATGGTAATAATCAACATTTAAATTTTTTAGCGCTTTACTGGCTTGCAGCAAGCGGTACTCAATCCGGTTATTTACATCAAGCACCTGGTTGGTATCAATGGCAGCCTCCTGCTCATATCGGGAGGAATCATAAGCCAGGGTAATGTTACCCGGGCCGCCTACCCCCATAATTTGTTTTAAATAAGCGGTTTTACTTTTAATAGATTCCTCCGTCGCTTTACGTGTAGCGATAGAATTATTAAGGGCAATAGTTGCCTGTTTAAAATCTGTTTTATCAGATACGCCTGCCTGGTACCGGTTGGTGGCATCCTTTAAGCTTCGCTGCAGCCTGGTAATGTCCTCATTAGTAATATCCAGCTGCTTTTGCGATAACAGTACATCAAAAAAAGCCTTGCTTACATCCGACACAACATTTATCTGGCTGCTTAACGTGTTATCCTTATAATACTCCCGCGAATATTTTGAGGCCTTTGAAGCCAGCAACACATCGTTATTATAAATCACCTGCGATGCGGTAACGCCCAGGGTCGACAGGTTACGGATGCTGCCTGCGTTTGATGGAATATTGGCCCCCGATGCACCCGCCTGCGGCTGTCCTTTAAAATAGTAATTATAAAGGCCCGATGAATTTACCTGGGGCAGCCATCCCGATAAACCGATCCTGATATCGCGCTCGTTTATTTGCTCATCAATAGCGGCCTGCCTTACAGCCGGCTGGTTGCGCAGCGCGTAGTCAACAGCTTGCTTAAGCGTAACTGGCCCGGTAATTGTATCAACACCTGTTTGTGCGAAAGCCGGTGAATGTAAAATTAATGTTAAATTGACTATCGTTAAGAGGGATAAGTACTTTAGTTTTTTCATACGAAAGAATGGGTGCCAATGATCGCCGACTTAAACTACAAATACGGCGATGTTATAGTTTTAGCCAAATTGCATAGGGGATACGCGAATATGTGGTTAATATTAGCAAAATAGCGCCAACCACAAAAATTTTACGTAAACTTTATAAAAAATGCGGTAAAAAACCAGCTTTGGCCGTTTTTACAAAAAAATGAAAATAAGGGATAGCAAATAAATAAAAAAATTAATTAATTTGCCATGTGGTTTAATGTGGCTTTGGCAGAACTTACATGTTCTGTAGCCTTATTTAAAAAAAATTACATTTACCGTATAAGTTATACACTTATTCATGGTATTTTTACGCAAAATTAAAGCAGAGTTAATACATGGTTAAAAAACTACATGGGAAGATCGCCGAGTTCCAGGTTGCAAATATGCTCCGGGAGAAGGGATTGTATCCTTATTTCAGGCCTATTGAGTCTGCTCAGGACACTGAAGTATTAATTGACAACAAAAGGGTATTAATGTTTGGATCTAACTCATACTTAGGCCTTACCAATCACCCGAAAATTAAAGAAGCTTCAAAAAAAGCGATTGATAAATATGGCACAGGCTGTGCCGGATCGCGTTTTTTAAATGGTACACTGGATATTCATATTGAGTTAGAAAACAGGCTTGCCGCTTTAGTTGGCAAAGAGGCCGCCGTTTTATTCAGCACAGGCTACCAGGTAAATCTTGGCGTACTATCCTGCATTACGGGCCGTAATGATTACATTATTTTAGACGAGTACGATCATGCCTGCATCATTGACGGCAGCCGCCTTTCGTTTTCAAAAGTGTTAAAATACGCCCACAACGACATGAACGACCTGCAGCGCAAACTGGCATTATTGCCCGAAGAAGCTGTAAAGGTTATTGCTGTTGATGGTATTTTCAGCATGGAAGGTGATATTGTTAAGCTACCTGAAATAGTGCAGCTTGCCGACCAATATGGTGCAAACATCATGGTTGATGATGCGCATAGCCTGGGGGTTATCGGTCATAATGGAGCAGGTACTGCATCCCACTTTGGCCTTACCAAGGATGTTGACCTTATTATGGGTACCTTTAGTAAGTCATTAGCTTCGTTGGGTGGTTTCATAGCTGCCGATAAGGATACGGTTGACTTTATTAAGCACCGCGGCCGTTCGTTGATGTTTAGCGCGAGTATGACACCAGGATCAGTTGGCAGCGTAATTGCGGCCCTGGATATCATGGAATCGGAACCCGAAAGGATTCAGAAACTTTGGGATAATACCAATTACGCCATGAAACTTTTGCTTGACGAAGGTTTTGACCTTGGCCCAACCGAAAGCCCGATATTGCCTATTTATGTACGCGATAACGAGAAAACTTTCCTGGTAACCAAACAGCTGCAGGCGGCTGGCATATTTGTTAACCCGGTTGTTTCGCCTGCTGTGCCTTCAGATTCATCGTTGCTGCGCTTCTCCTTAATGGCTACCCATACATTTGAGCAAATTGAGGAAGCTGTTGAGAAACTGACTAAAATTTTTAAAGACGTAGGCGTTACTTCCGTTA
The genomic region above belongs to Mucilaginibacter sp. KACC 22773 and contains:
- a CDS encoding TolC family protein — its product is MKKLKYLSLLTIVNLTLILHSPAFAQTGVDTITGPVTLKQAVDYALRNQPAVRQAAIDEQINERDIRIGLSGWLPQVNSSGLYNYYFKGQPQAGASGANIPSNAGSIRNLSTLGVTASQVIYNNDVLLASKASKYSREYYKDNTLSSQINVVSDVSKAFFDVLLSQKQLDITNEDITRLQRSLKDATNRYQAGVSDKTDFKQATIALNNSIATRKATEESIKSKTAYLKQIMGVGGPGNITLAYDSSRYEQEAAIDTNQVLDVNNRIEYRLLQASKALKNLNVDYYHYGFLPSLSAVGSYNYAYFNHNFSPLYSNAYPTGYVGLTLNLPIFQGGKRLQNLSKARLQVERTDLDIANTKNSLNTEYVQALAGYKSNYTSYKLVRENVDLAKDVYKIVSLQYREGVKTYLDVIVAQSDLRTAELNYYNALFQLLASKIDLQKALGTLPVQ
- the spt gene encoding serine palmitoyltransferase translates to MVKKLHGKIAEFQVANMLREKGLYPYFRPIESAQDTEVLIDNKRVLMFGSNSYLGLTNHPKIKEASKKAIDKYGTGCAGSRFLNGTLDIHIELENRLAALVGKEAAVLFSTGYQVNLGVLSCITGRNDYIILDEYDHACIIDGSRLSFSKVLKYAHNDMNDLQRKLALLPEEAVKVIAVDGIFSMEGDIVKLPEIVQLADQYGANIMVDDAHSLGVIGHNGAGTASHFGLTKDVDLIMGTFSKSLASLGGFIAADKDTVDFIKHRGRSLMFSASMTPGSVGSVIAALDIMESEPERIQKLWDNTNYAMKLLLDEGFDLGPTESPILPIYVRDNEKTFLVTKQLQAAGIFVNPVVSPAVPSDSSLLRFSLMATHTFEQIEEAVEKLTKIFKDVGVTSVKEKI
- a CDS encoding efflux RND transporter periplasmic adaptor subunit, with translation MKNRYIYWLAPAALLAWVSCGKHDKKGAAAPPPIPVSIAEAKDGNATYYDSYQGTVISVNTVELRSQVPGFVTGIFFKEGDVVEKGKVLYEIDKRKYEAAYQQAAANVLSAQANLTKAQKDVDRYNMLLKNDAIARQTVDQAVAAYETNKSAVAVAKAGLASAATDLSYATIRAPFTGRIGISQVRLGAQVAVGTTLMNTISAEHPIGVDVVINEQDINRFYGLQKSSSDTTFKLQLPDGKTYNKTGKVLAIDRGVSSGTGSIKVRIQFPNEDDVLKDGMSCVLQVLNNQSGNRVQIPNKAVTEQMGEFFVFVTRDTTVKDTADDKTIKDRRDTIAKQVKVKLGPRVNTSIVVMEGIKAGDKVVTDGFQRLRDGGRITLGAGGPPAGAAPKK